The proteins below come from a single Campylobacter sp. CCUG 57310 genomic window:
- a CDS encoding retention module-containing protein has product MATITGVVKQISGTVLAVDANGNERTLKLGDEVYLGETIKTQGESSSIVIALNNGKEATVLGNDELALNQGFIDSGSQDNVIADINSLQQGILRGQNLEGLEATAAGGGSGAINSEGTFSQTSFTRSGSISNVVADYGDLDNPLSNTRDFRTSLGASFPDGDTTPTPAPTVKFDEDTNNDGLLNKSENDSDGNPNQTKVTITVPPATEVGDTLNITITKPDGTKENKTVIVTPDIKNNGYVMENIPVEDGKLSKVEATITDKAGNESPKGSDGVTVDITPTPAPTVKFDEDTNNDGLLNKSENDSDGNPNQTKVTITVPPATEVGDTLNITITKPDGTKENKTVIVTPDIKNNGYVMENIPVEDGKLSKVEATITDKAGNESPKGSDGVTVDITPTPAPTVKFDEDTNNDGLLNKSENDSDGNPNQTKVTITVPPATEVGDTLNITITKPDGTKENKTVIVTPDIKNNGYVMENIPVEDGKLSKVEATITDKAGNESPKGSDGVTVDITPTPAPTVKFDEDTNNDGLLNKSENDSDGNPNQTKVTITVPPATEVGDTLNITITKPDGTKENKTVIVTPDIKNNGYVMENIPVEDGKLSKVEATITDKAGNESPKGSDGVTVDITPTPAPTVKFDEDTNNDGLLNKSENDSDGNPNQTKVTITVPPATEVGDTLNITITKPDGTKENKTVIVTPDIKNNGYVMENIPVEDGKLSKVEATITDKAGNESPKGSDGVTVDITPTPAPTVKFDEDTNNDGLLNKSENDSDGNPNQTKVTITVPPATEVGDTLNITITKPDGTKENKTVIVTPDIKNNGYVMENIPVEDGKLSKVEATITDKAGNESPKGSDGVTVDITPTPAPTVKFDEDTNNDGLLNKSENDSDGNPNQTKVTITVPPATEVGDTLNITITKPDGTKENKTVIVTPDIKNNGYVMENIPVEDGKLSKVEATITDKAGNESPKGSDGVTVDITPTPAPTVKFDEDTNNDGLLNKSENDSDGNPNQTKVTITVPPATEVGDTLNITITKPDGTKENKTVIVTPDIKNNGYVMENIPVEDGKLSKVEATITDKAGNESPKGSDGVTVDISVKSPQIIFVEDGYSVGNANPSLNNDGILNRFENRSDGNEQFTRVRVIIPDDAKVGDTIDIKVADGLITRTNKVVINQSIFNDKFYEVNVSIENNKTYTAEATITDKAGNKSETVSDKILVSLTPPPPPEVTFVEDGARAGTDNKIINHDENSSDGDQSKTTVNVKIPQDSGDKKVSIGDILNIKVYKDGNVIDTKTIKITDQNMLDSLRNNGENVQIGNLTNKSMYKVEATITNAVGSISDLGSDEARIDIAPVVTLIEDTNNDGYLSGEENKKGDNNLRKTTAEITIPEGAVVGDKMKVAYTDINNPNGPKLTKEVTLTQTDIDNKKVTTDIPVLSGVKTEVSAILKDKDGGVDKSENSNTDCVELGLRTIDVKFDEIQNLELLTRQEAISDGKLDKTTATITIPDNVKTGDKLILTIKEPGKAEKNVEYTFTVDENTGLVTISGGGTDKALVPTDDPYVFKLPNIAMKPRDINDPESKANDTTIKAKVDYSDSKPDASTDVKSIGVEALKTPEVIFDEAKGAKVTSRNDAVSDNDLFNTPVTIKIPKNTVTGDKLKVTIVEPQENGADKTTIKEYTINKDKNNGKVTIIDNSTGKPIDMATNNSFKLIGIDTLPGKKTTVKAEITDAFGTSSATSENTLADLNEMAVMFDEDTSKNTILSRDEASKDKNLYETTVSIKIPSNVVSGDKLMVTVKEGTDSVMHTQYSIEKDLNGVVIIKDMQGKAVKVYDNNTIKIDGVFMSPDKKTTVEAKTQDSKGISKAEANNSSILTKLNDDMSIKFDEDTSENGILSPGENSKDNETNKTTVSIKLPSNIVDGDKLTLSVGDKKGVLEKQYTIHKDDSGNITLKGGSEEIQVTDNVAKIAIHITEENKIDVEAKVTDSKGTDKVSASNILEITGTGPGVRKIGVIFNEDNDSKDGKLTRDEAMKDGSLDTTTARVTIPSDATTGDTLKVSITHADGLIEVRTYAVESSKAGITVRDQAGKDVPVDSDGNIRIEGIRMSEDRSSAVKAEIDGRGSAEGTLSLSPITKELTVSFDEDNASRNGKLSRDESMGDTELHKTTASVTIPKDVVSGDKVVVTISEPQAGGGSVSRTETFTIQKDVRGIISAIDSKGQKVDVIENTIKIQNLRVLEGQKTSVTAKIQDVTGKDIITQSKEVELETIKQELEVVFDEDVSNDGIMSRDEAMQDINFRSTTVSIKLPSNVIEGDKLKVTINEPNKAPIVKEFTIHKDDKGVVTVTDNTTNAQLKIVDNAIKLENIAMIEKQKTSVKAELTNSEGKDKSESEDSAQLLKMQDVKFMEFTEGSFDKGVITINPEQNAKDGDASSTKIFMRLPDDVVVGDKMVISYTDPDDNTKNITQEYRIAQQDIDFGKVGATILTKPGTDITVTSKVVDQKGISSKLVSFGMKITDDGKDNVVEYDASKKAIYGGLGKDTLVFNSDIDLSKVANLDKKIDSFEAIKLGNDGASGAVKLTITAKDVFDVTDDSNTVLKILGDANDKVAGKGEWRESADQSKAEAGFKVYESVNQVDGKTIQIQIDSDIKTDF; this is encoded by the coding sequence ATGGCAACTATCACTGGTGTAGTAAAGCAAATTTCAGGAACAGTTTTAGCAGTAGACGCTAACGGAAACGAGAGAACTCTTAAGCTTGGAGATGAAGTTTATTTAGGAGAAACCATAAAGACCCAAGGAGAATCAAGTAGTATTGTTATAGCTCTTAACAATGGTAAAGAAGCAACAGTTTTGGGTAATGATGAACTAGCTTTAAATCAAGGTTTTATAGACTCAGGATCGCAAGATAATGTAATTGCAGATATAAATTCTTTGCAGCAGGGTATCTTAAGGGGTCAAAATTTAGAAGGTTTGGAGGCGACTGCAGCCGGAGGCGGTAGTGGCGCTATAAATTCTGAAGGAACTTTTAGCCAAACATCTTTTACAAGAAGTGGTAGTATATCTAACGTGGTTGCAGATTATGGTGATCTGGATAATCCTTTATCAAATACTAGAGATTTTAGAACATCACTTGGAGCAAGTTTTCCAGATGGCGACACTACTCCAACCCCTGCGCCTACGGTTAAATTTGATGAAGATACAAATAATGACGGATTACTAAACAAATCAGAAAACGATTCAGACGGCAATCCAAATCAAACAAAAGTAACCATAACAGTTCCTCCTGCAACAGAGGTAGGCGATACATTAAATATCACTATTACAAAACCGGATGGAACAAAGGAAAACAAAACAGTAATAGTTACTCCTGACATCAAAAATAATGGCTATGTTATGGAAAATATTCCTGTTGAAGACGGCAAGCTTTCAAAAGTAGAAGCCACTATTACCGACAAGGCAGGTAATGAAAGTCCTAAAGGAAGTGATGGGGTAACAGTAGATATAACTCCAACCCCTGCGCCTACGGTTAAATTTGATGAAGATACAAATAATGACGGATTACTAAACAAATCAGAAAACGATTCAGACGGCAATCCAAATCAAACAAAAGTAACCATAACAGTTCCTCCTGCAACAGAGGTAGGCGATACATTAAATATCACTATTACAAAACCGGATGGAACAAAGGAAAACAAAACAGTAATAGTTACTCCTGACATCAAAAATAATGGCTATGTTATGGAAAATATTCCTGTTGAAGACGGCAAGCTTTCAAAAGTAGAAGCCACTATTACCGACAAGGCAGGTAATGAAAGTCCTAAAGGAAGTGATGGGGTAACAGTAGATATAACTCCAACCCCTGCGCCTACGGTTAAATTTGATGAAGATACAAATAATGACGGATTACTAAACAAATCAGAAAACGATTCAGACGGCAATCCAAATCAAACAAAAGTAACCATAACAGTTCCTCCTGCAACAGAGGTAGGCGATACATTAAATATCACTATTACAAAACCGGATGGAACAAAGGAAAACAAAACAGTAATAGTTACTCCTGACATCAAAAATAATGGCTATGTTATGGAAAATATTCCTGTTGAAGACGGCAAGCTTTCAAAAGTAGAAGCCACTATTACCGACAAGGCAGGTAATGAAAGTCCTAAAGGAAGTGATGGGGTAACAGTAGATATAACTCCAACCCCTGCGCCTACGGTTAAATTTGATGAAGATACAAATAATGACGGATTACTAAACAAATCAGAAAACGATTCAGACGGCAATCCAAATCAAACAAAAGTAACCATAACAGTTCCTCCTGCAACAGAGGTAGGCGATACATTAAATATCACTATTACAAAACCGGATGGAACAAAGGAAAACAAAACAGTAATAGTTACTCCTGACATCAAAAATAATGGCTATGTTATGGAAAATATTCCTGTTGAAGACGGCAAGCTTTCAAAAGTAGAAGCCACTATTACCGACAAGGCAGGTAATGAAAGTCCTAAAGGAAGTGATGGGGTAACAGTAGATATAACTCCAACCCCTGCGCCTACGGTTAAATTTGATGAAGATACAAATAATGACGGATTACTAAACAAATCAGAAAACGATTCAGACGGCAATCCAAATCAAACAAAAGTAACCATAACAGTTCCTCCTGCAACAGAGGTAGGCGATACATTAAATATCACTATTACAAAACCGGATGGAACAAAGGAAAACAAAACAGTAATAGTTACTCCTGACATCAAAAATAATGGCTATGTTATGGAAAATATTCCTGTTGAAGACGGCAAGCTTTCAAAAGTAGAAGCCACTATTACCGACAAGGCAGGTAATGAAAGTCCTAAAGGAAGTGATGGGGTAACAGTAGATATAACTCCAACCCCTGCGCCTACGGTTAAATTTGATGAAGATACAAATAATGACGGATTACTAAACAAATCAGAAAACGATTCAGACGGCAATCCAAATCAAACAAAAGTAACCATAACAGTTCCTCCTGCAACAGAGGTAGGCGATACATTAAATATCACTATTACAAAACCGGATGGAACAAAGGAAAACAAAACAGTAATAGTTACTCCTGACATCAAAAATAATGGCTATGTTATGGAAAATATTCCTGTTGAAGACGGCAAGCTTTCAAAAGTAGAAGCCACTATTACCGACAAGGCAGGTAATGAAAGTCCTAAAGGAAGTGATGGGGTAACAGTAGATATAACTCCAACCCCTGCGCCTACGGTTAAATTTGATGAAGATACAAATAATGACGGATTACTAAACAAATCAGAAAACGATTCAGACGGCAATCCAAATCAAACAAAAGTAACCATAACAGTTCCTCCTGCAACAGAGGTAGGCGATACATTAAATATCACTATTACAAAACCGGATGGAACAAAGGAAAACAAAACAGTAATAGTTACTCCTGACATCAAAAATAATGGCTATGTTATGGAAAATATTCCTGTTGAAGACGGCAAGCTTTCAAAAGTAGAAGCCACTATTACCGACAAGGCAGGTAATGAAAGTCCTAAAGGAAGTGATGGGGTAACAGTAGATATAACTCCAACCCCTGCGCCTACGGTTAAATTTGATGAAGATACAAATAATGACGGATTACTAAACAAATCAGAAAACGATTCAGACGGCAATCCAAATCAAACAAAAGTAACCATAACAGTTCCTCCTGCAACAGAGGTAGGCGATACATTAAATATCACTATTACAAAACCGGATGGAACAAAGGAAAACAAAACAGTAATAGTTACTCCTGACATCAAAAATAATGGCTATGTTATGGAAAATATTCCTGTTGAAGACGGCAAGCTTTCAAAAGTAGAAGCCACTATTACCGACAAGGCAGGTAATGAAAGTCCTAAAGGAAGTGATGGGGTAACAGTAGATATATCAGTTAAAAGTCCTCAAATAATTTTTGTAGAGGATGGATATAGTGTAGGAAATGCAAATCCTAGTTTAAATAATGATGGAATATTGAATAGGTTTGAAAATAGATCAGATGGTAATGAGCAATTTACAAGAGTAAGAGTAATTATACCTGATGATGCCAAAGTGGGAGATACTATAGATATTAAAGTTGCGGATGGTTTGATAACAAGAACTAATAAGGTGGTTATTAACCAATCAATTTTTAATGATAAATTTTATGAAGTAAATGTATCTATAGAAAACAATAAAACATATACGGCAGAAGCTACTATTACCGATAAAGCAGGCAACAAGAGTGAAACTGTAAGCGACAAAATACTTGTAAGCTTGACTCCACCACCACCACCTGAAGTTACTTTTGTAGAAGATGGCGCGCGCGCAGGAACCGATAATAAAATTATAAATCATGACGAAAATTCTAGTGACGGCGATCAAAGCAAGACAACTGTCAATGTAAAAATTCCTCAAGATAGTGGCGATAAAAAAGTTTCGATCGGCGATATCTTAAATATTAAAGTATATAAAGATGGAAATGTTATAGATACAAAGACTATAAAGATTACCGATCAAAATATGCTAGATAGTCTTAGAAACAATGGTGAAAATGTACAAATAGGAAATTTGACAAACAAGAGCATGTATAAAGTCGAAGCTACTATTACAAATGCGGTCGGCAGTATAAGCGATTTAGGTTCTGATGAAGCAAGGATAGATATAGCGCCTGTTGTTACTTTGATTGAAGATACCAATAATGATGGATACCTTTCCGGAGAAGAAAATAAAAAAGGAGATAATAATCTTCGAAAAACAACCGCAGAGATTACTATACCTGAAGGAGCTGTTGTCGGTGATAAGATGAAAGTAGCTTATACTGATATTAACAATCCTAACGGACCTAAACTAACAAAAGAGGTAACCCTTACTCAAACTGATATAGATAATAAAAAAGTAACTACCGATATCCCTGTTCTATCTGGTGTAAAAACAGAAGTTTCGGCTATCTTAAAAGATAAGGATGGCGGTGTCGATAAAAGTGAAAATTCTAATACAGACTGCGTTGAGCTTGGACTAAGAACTATTGATGTTAAATTTGACGAGATACAAAATCTTGAGCTTCTAACCAGACAAGAAGCTATCTCTGATGGCAAGCTTGATAAAACTACAGCAACAATCACTATACCTGATAATGTAAAAACAGGCGATAAGTTGATTTTAACTATCAAAGAGCCTGGTAAGGCAGAGAAGAATGTAGAATATACGTTTACTGTTGATGAAAATACAGGTCTTGTAACCATTTCAGGCGGCGGCACGGATAAAGCTCTAGTTCCAACGGACGATCCTTACGTATTTAAGTTGCCTAATATTGCAATGAAGCCAAGAGACATAAATGATCCTGAAAGCAAAGCGAACGATACTACTATTAAGGCTAAAGTTGATTATTCTGACTCAAAGCCTGATGCCTCGACAGATGTTAAATCTATAGGCGTAGAAGCCTTAAAAACGCCTGAAGTAATATTTGATGAAGCTAAAGGCGCTAAGGTTACAAGTAGAAATGATGCAGTGTCTGATAATGATCTTTTCAATACTCCAGTAACTATTAAAATTCCAAAAAATACAGTTACAGGTGATAAACTAAAAGTAACTATAGTAGAGCCTCAAGAAAATGGAGCTGATAAAACAACTATTAAAGAATACACTATAAATAAAGACAAAAATAACGGAAAAGTAACCATAATAGATAATAGTACCGGCAAGCCTATAGATATGGCTACAAATAATAGTTTTAAACTAATTGGTATCGATACTCTTCCTGGTAAAAAGACAACTGTTAAAGCCGAGATAACCGATGCTTTTGGAACTTCTTCAGCAACAAGTGAAAACACTTTAGCAGATCTTAACGAAATGGCTGTAATGTTTGATGAAGATACTAGTAAGAATACAATTTTATCAAGAGATGAAGCATCTAAAGATAAGAATTTGTATGAAACTACCGTAAGCATTAAAATCCCAAGTAATGTCGTAAGCGGCGATAAGCTTATGGTTACTGTTAAAGAAGGAACAGATAGCGTAATGCATACCCAGTATAGCATTGAAAAAGATCTGAACGGGGTAGTAATCATTAAAGATATGCAAGGAAAAGCAGTAAAAGTCTATGATAATAACACTATCAAGATAGACGGTGTTTTTATGAGTCCTGATAAGAAAACTACTGTAGAAGCCAAAACGCAGGATAGTAAAGGCATAAGTAAAGCAGAGGCTAATAACTCTAGTATCTTGACTAAGCTAAATGATGATATGTCTATTAAATTTGATGAGGACACTAGTGAAAACGGAATTTTGTCTCCAGGTGAAAATTCTAAAGATAATGAAACAAATAAAACGACTGTCAGCATTAAACTTCCTAGCAATATAGTAGATGGCGATAAATTAACATTATCTGTTGGAGATAAAAAAGGTGTTCTTGAAAAGCAATATACCATTCATAAAGACGATAGTGGCAATATAACTCTTAAGGGTGGAAGTGAAGAGATACAAGTAACTGATAATGTAGCCAAGATTGCTATACATATCACTGAAGAAAATAAAATTGATGTTGAAGCCAAAGTAACGGATAGCAAAGGAACCGACAAAGTAAGCGCTTCTAATATTCTTGAGATTACCGGAACAGGTCCCGGTGTTAGAAAAATCGGCGTGATATTTAATGAAGATAATGATAGTAAAGACGGTAAGCTAACTAGAGATGAAGCGATGAAGGACGGCTCTTTGGATACTACTACGGCTAGAGTTACTATCCCAAGCGACGCAACAACGGGAGACACTTTAAAAGTAAGTATAACTCATGCAGACGGATTGATTGAGGTTAGAACATATGCGGTAGAAAGTAGTAAGGCGGGGATAACTGTTAGAGATCAGGCGGGAAAGGATGTCCCTGTTGATAGTGACGGCAATATTAGAATAGAAGGCATCAGGATGTCTGAGGATAGATCTTCTGCTGTTAAAGCTGAAATAGACGGCAGAGGTTCTGCTGAAGGAACATTATCTTTATCTCCTATTACAAAAGAATTAACCGTTTCATTTGATGAGGATAATGCTAGCAGAAATGGCAAGTTAAGCAGAGATGAAAGTATGGGCGATACAGAGTTACATAAGACAACTGCTAGCGTAACAATTCCAAAAGATGTTGTTTCTGGCGATAAAGTAGTAGTTACTATTAGCGAACCGCAAGCAGGTGGCGGATCTGTTTCAAGAACCGAAACGTTTACTATTCAAAAAGATGTTAGGGGTATAATTAGTGCAATTGATTCTAAAGGGCAAAAAGTCGATGTTATTGAAAATACAATTAAAATTCAAAACCTTAGAGTGCTTGAAGGTCAAAAAACATCAGTGACTGCTAAAATTCAAGACGTTACAGGAAAAGATATAATAACTCAAAGCAAAGAAGTTGAGCTAGAAACTATTAAGCAAGAGTTAGAGGTTGTATTTGACGAGGATGTTAGCAATGATGGTATTATGAGTAGAGATGAAGCTATGCAAGATATTAATTTCAGATCTACTACGGTAAGCATTAAGCTTCCAAGTAACGTTATAGAGGGCGATAAGTTGAAAGTAACTATCAATGAACCAAATAAAGCACCTATTGTCAAAGAATTTACTATCCATAAAGATGATAAAGGTGTTGTAACTGTTACGGATAATACTACAAATGCTCAATTAAAAATTGTTGATAATGCTATCAAGCTTGAAAATATAGCCATGATTGAAAAACAAAAAACATCTGTAAAAGCAGAGCTTACAAATAGCGAAGGTAAAGATAAATCAGAAAGTGAAGATAGCGCGCAGTTGCTGAAAATGCAAGATGTAAAATTTATGGAGTTTACTGAAGGTAGTTTTGATAAAGGTGTAATAACTATCAATCCTGAGCAAAATGCAAAAGACGGAGATGCAAGCTCTACTAAGATATTTATGCGTCTTCCTGACGATGTTGTAGTGGGCGATAAAATGGTTATAAGCTATACTGATCCTGATGACAATACAAAAAATATTACACAAGAATACCGAATAGCTCAACAAGATATAGACTTTGGAAAAGTTGGAGCAACTATACTTACGAAGCCGGGAACTGATATAACTGTTACATCAAAAGTTGTTGATCAAAAAGGTATTTCAAGTAAGCTTGTATCTTTTGGCATGAAAATCACAGATGACGGCAAAGACAACGTTGTTGAGTATGATGCCAGCAAGAAAGCTATCTATGGTGGTTTGGGCAAAGATACTTTAGTGTTTAACTCAGATATCGATCTAAGTAAAGTTGCAAATCTAGACAAGAAGATAGATAGCTTTGAGGCTATAAAGCTAGGTAATGACGGCGCTAGTGGGGCTGTTAAGCTAACTATCACAGCTAAAGACGTATTTGACGTGACCGATGATTCTAACACCGTACTAAAGATACTAGGTGATGCTAACGATAAAGTTGCAGGCAAAGGCGAGTGGAGAGAGTCAGCCGATCAGTCAAAAGCCGAAGCGGGCTTTAAAGTCTATGAAAGCGTAAATCAAGTAGACGGTAAGACTATCCAAATTCAAATAGACTCAGACATCAAAACAGATTTTTAA